A stretch of the Dioscorea cayenensis subsp. rotundata cultivar TDr96_F1 chromosome 4, TDr96_F1_v2_PseudoChromosome.rev07_lg8_w22 25.fasta, whole genome shotgun sequence genome encodes the following:
- the LOC120258050 gene encoding LOW QUALITY PROTEIN: F-box protein At5g39450-like (The sequence of the model RefSeq protein was modified relative to this genomic sequence to represent the inferred CDS: deleted 1 base in 1 codon), which produces MAESRCGSEALLAMPEDVLAMISSLLRARDLCALAQTCRALHRAITLSEKCWLAQCLILPTSPPPHLLPVWRVSFPSYLLLFRFVLSLSPLLGLWAHQNPELGNAVLALWGHLPSLLAFRIIPQELPSLGLESGPLLFAPVFEILPNPQDCLSPPLFFLHGAGDSVHPGSVSMVHPDSNVLLLEVDAQSQSPSPPGFVRLSFGDRRRVLDFVAKRVRIAVPPNLASAPMLRHRDEDDSLLQMRMSWLLDTHKAHNGRIDRCVAESNLSGVGRKASDDSEVAGNWRRRQPGFLHGWVFWVDELLGKSRSLNGTKTSSMNINGESKHISLQDFLRSGDTIGLSLRGAQMKLSTYRAWPNMHGNKFALYKLPMQKPETGREYAGLWGGTFGWPPGRASEDKPGKALFFLLLSYEESDGQLLLIATKILEGTHYVLHPNGSAMFIVKVGEPAVDPFPWVKDGDSHQVEVKHAYKGEGIANGYGFRYPGSKPGSLFVTHNGLIAFVWRDTKVVLTLERLNLEELLKKGERVPALPPIANFAYLTKSYSNVFAGFPSNPTYSS; this is translated from the exons ATGGCGGAAAGCCGGTGTGGCTCCGAGGCTTTGCTGGCGATGCCGGAGGATGTCCTCGCGATGATCTCCTCGTTGCTGCGTGCGCGAGATCTCTGCGCGCTGGCGCAGACCTGCCGTGCGCTCCACCGCGCCATCACCTTGTCTGAGAAGTGCTGGCTCGCCCAATGCCTCATCCTACCGACGTCTCCTCCGCCCCATCTCCTACCTGTATGGCGTGTATCCTTCCCCTCCTATCTCTTGCTCTTCCGCttcgttctctctctctcccctctTCTCGGTCTCTGGGCTCACCAGAACCCCGAGCTCGGTAACGCCGTGCTCGCTCTCTGGGGTCATCTTCCTTCCCTCCTTGCCTTCCGGATTATCCCCCAAGAACTCCCATCTCTTGGCCTTGAATCGGGACCTCTTCTCTTCGCCCCCGTCTTTGAGATCCTCCCCAATCCGCAGGACTGCTTGAGTCCCCCTCTATTTTTTCTCCACGGCGCCGGCGACTCCGTTCACCCGGGATCCGTCTCCATGGTTCATCCCGATTCCAACGTCCTCCTCCTTGAAGTCGATGCCCAGAGCCAGAGTCCGTCCCCCCCGGGTTTCGTTCGCCTTTCCTTCGGTGACCGCCGGCGGGTTCTTGATTTTGTTGCTAAGCGAGTTCGGATCGCGGTTCCCCCCAATCTGGCTTCCGCGCCGATGCTTCGGCACCGTGACGAGGACGATTCGTTGCTGCAGATGCGGATGTCTTGGCTTCTTGACACGCATAAAGCTCACAATGGCCGGATCGATCGGTGCGTTGCAGAGTCGAATTTGAGCGGGGTTGGTCGGAAAGCGTCGGACGATTCCGAGGTTGCCGGCAACTGGAGGAGGAGACAGCCAGGATTTCTCCATGGCTGGGTATTTTGGGTTGATGAGCTT TTAGGAAAGTCCAGGTCTTTGAATGGAACCAAGACTAGCTCCATGAACATTAATGGGGAGAGCAAGCATATCTCTTTGCAGGATTTCCTCCGATCAGGTGATACAATTGGGCTGAGCTTGCGCGGGGCTCAGATGAAGCTGTCGACGTATCGGGCATGGCCAAATATGCACGGTAACAAGTTTGCTTTGTATAAATTGCCAATGCAGAAGCCAGAGACTGGCAGGGAGTATGCAGGCTTGTGGGGTGGGACATTCGGCTGGCCTCCGGGCAGAGCTTCGGAAGATAAGCCTGGCAAAGCTCTGTTCTTCTTGTTGCTTTCTTATGAGGAGTCTGATGGGCAGCTTCTTTTGATTGCCACTAAGATATTAGAGGGAACACATTATGTGCTTCACCCCAATGGGTCTGCTATGTTCATTGTTAAGGTTGGAGAGCCAGCAGTGGACCCTTTTCCATGGGTGAAGGATGGGGATTCACACCAAGTGGAAGTGAAGCATGCTTACAAGGGAGAGGGTATTGCGAATGGTTATGGATTTCGGTATCCTGGGTCAAAGCCGGGATCTTTGTTTGTGACGCATAATGGGCTCATAGCATTTGTGTGGAGGGATACCAAGGTGGTCTTGACGTTGGAGAGGTTGAACTTGGAAGAGCTTTTGAAGAAAGGGGAACGAGTGCCTGCACTACCCCCCATTGCCAACTTTGCCTACCTTACAAAGTCATACTCAAACGTGTTTGCCGGATTTCCTAGCAATCCAACTTATTCGTCTTAA
- the LOC120258051 gene encoding LOW QUALITY PROTEIN: uncharacterized protein LOC120258051 (The sequence of the model RefSeq protein was modified relative to this genomic sequence to represent the inferred CDS: deleted 1 base in 1 codon) codes for MEVPECPVCLQPYDTALAVPRVLACGHTFCDPCIASLPLRPSLPVAAARCPICSQIVPLSSLPKNLDLLRFASPPKPNLKPDSGSTNSRIPPEFLPVSFPQSFVSEWSPFVLPRSSISYSKCSISSQLGPPWFCDEGWKVSFSKSASLPKDPESFRLSYSTRLMDFLSKLRDETRTRLGFLIKASWRHRRGISRILGVWMDSDREEEEASSVFLVSERLQRGTMATENGEQLGTLIAGMELCEGLMGLHSDGIACGCLGDSCFGFDEFGHCVVDLDGILKTGERIQKGLRMKKGLDLDELGAFVAPEVLVQMPDRNCSSGDAFDGSIACAADVWSLSCTLIAFFGGSLLEGYSSLLLRVTDDNFVQLFVSWYEAWSEQVSSKLEALLHEKKYEALLGMIKLCLNFHPEDRPHVSDIWHCIKDLFNGLHVNDQASSYTEILVAKDKSSHCLVLRELFVGSEGDAGLLLAQDSSGILEAVSASEGLLASKRNCNEEHLPQENANGEHLVERLHGGGAKSISLHGHNDSVTGLAIGGGFLFSSSFDKTINVWSLQDFSHVQTLRAHAHRVMAILVVESGEPLCISGDSGSGICIWRIGTSLTQEPLKKWYEHNDWRYSGIHALAVSGTGYLYSGSGDKSIKAWSLQDYSLLCTMNAHKSTVSALAVAGGILYSGSWDGTIRLWWITDHSPLITLGEDAPENLNPVLSLCVHCNILASSYENGNLKIWRNETLVKTMQIQNGSLFALDIDTKWLFTGGWNKIIDIQELSENDLEVDIKPLASINCDSVITCLLHWHGKLFVGLGNKEIKVYCAG; via the exons ATGGAGGTGCCGGAGTGCCCAGTGTGTCTTCAGCCCTACGACACCGCTCTCGCCGTCCCGCGCGTGCTTGCTTGTGGCCATACCTTCTGTGATCCCTGCATTGCGTCTCTCCCCTTGCGCCCCTCTCTTCCCGTCGCCGCCGCACGGTGCCCTATCTGCTCCCAGATCGTCCCTCTTTCCTCTCTCCCTAAAAACCTCGATCTTCTTCGCTTCGCCTCGCCTCCAAAACCTAACCTTAAGCCTGACTCTGGTTCTACGAACTCCCGAATTCCCCCTGAATTCCTCCCTGTCTCATTCCCTCAATCCTTCGTCTCCGAATGGAGCCCTTTTGTGCTCCCACGAAGCTCAATCTCCTACTCAAAGTGTTCGATTTCGTCGCAGTTAGGGCCTCCATGGTTCTGTGACGAGGGTTGGAAGGTCAG TTTTTCAAAATCGGCGTCTCTCCCAAAGGATCCTGAGAGCTTTCGTCTCAGCTACAGTACGCGGTTGATGGATTTTTTATCAAAGCTGAGAGATGAAACAAGGACCCGGTTAGGGTTTCTGATCAAGGCTTCATGGAGGCATCGACGTGGGATTTCTAGGATTTTGGGGGTTTGGATGGATTCTGATAGGGAGGAAGAGGAAGCCTCCAGTGTCTTCTTGGTTTCTGAGCGGCTTCAGCGAGGAACAATGGCGACTGAGAACGGAGAGCAGCTTGGGACTTTGATTGCGGGGATGGAGCTATGTGAGGGTTTGATGGGATTGCATTCAGATGGGATTGCTTGCGGGTGCTTGGGGGATTCCTGCTTTGGCTTCGATGAATTTGGGCATTGTGTTGTAGATTTGGATGGAATTTTGAAGACGGGGGAGAGGATTCAGAAGGGTTTGAGGATGAAGAAAGGCTTGGACTTGGATGAATTGGGAGCTTTTGTTGCCCCAGAGGTGCTTGTTCAAATGCCTGACCGGAACTGCTCCTCTGGTGATGCCTTTGATGGTTCAATTGCTTGTGCTGCAGATGTGTGGTCATTGTCCTGCACCTTGATTGCGTTTTTTGGAGGTTCATTGCTTGAAGGTTATAGTTCTTTGCTTTTGAGGGTAACTGACGACAATTTTGTGCAATTATTTGTGTCTTGGTATGAGGCTTGGAGTGAGCAAGTTTCCTCCAAACTTGAAGCTTTGTTGCATGAGAAAAAGTATGAGGCTTTGCTTGGAATGATCAAGTTGTGCCTCAATTTTCACCCAGAGGATCGGCCTCATGTTTCTGATATATGGCATTGCATTAAGGATCTGTTCAATGGACTTCATGTGAATGATCAGGCTAGCTCTTACACAGAGATACTTGTAGCAAAAGATAAGTCTTCACATTGTTTAGTTCTCCGGGAATTGTTCGTTGGATCTGAAGGAGATGCTGGCTTATTATTGGCTCAAGACAGCAGTGGCATCTTGGAGGCTGTTTCTGCTAGTGAAGGTTTGCTTGCAAGCAAGAGAAACTGCAATGAAGAACACTTGCCACAAGAGAATGCAAATGGAGAGCACCTTGTCGAGAGACTACACGGAGGTGGTGCTAAATCAATCAGCCTCCATGGTCACAATGACTCTGTCACAGGATTAGCCATTGGAG GAGGATTTCTTTTTAGCTCTTCCTTTGACAAAACAATAAATGTATGGTCCCTACAG GATTTTTCTCATGTACAAACCCTGAGAGCTCATGCACACAGAGTCATGGCTATTCTTGTGGTGGAAAGTGGCGAACCATTATGCATTAGTGGTGATAGTGGAAGTGGCATTTGTATATGGCGCATTGGAACTTCCCTCACCCAAGAACCATTGAAGAAATGGTATGAACATAACGATTGGCGTTATAGTGGTATTCATGCATTGGCAGTTTCAGGAACAGGATACCTCTACAGCGGCAGCGGAGACAAGTCCATAAAAGCATGGTCTTTGCAG GACTATTCGCTTTTGTGCACAATGAATGCCCACAAGTCTACTGTATCTGCCTTAGCAGTAGCTGGCGGAATTCTTTACAGTGGAAGTTGGGACGGGACCATTCGCTTATGGTGGATTACTGATCATAGCCCTTTAATAACACTAGGAGAAGATGCACCGGAAAATTTGAACCCTGTTCTGTCCCTCTGCGTTCACTGCAATATACTAGCTTCATCTTACGAAAATGGAAATTTAAAG ATTTGGAGAAATGAGACACTTGTGAAAACCATGCAAATTCAAAATGGTTCTCTTTTTGCTCTTGACATTGATACAAAGTGGCTGTTCACTGGAGGTTGGAATAAAATCATCGATATTCAG GAATTGTCGGAAAATGATTTAGAAGTGGACATCAAACCTCTTGCTTCAATCAATTGTGATTCGGTTATTACTTGCTTGTTACATTGGCATGGAAAGCTTTTCGTAGGACTTGGTAATAAGGAAATCAAG GTGTATTGCGCTGGATGA
- the LOC120258996 gene encoding LOW QUALITY PROTEIN: PHD finger protein EHD3-like (The sequence of the model RefSeq protein was modified relative to this genomic sequence to represent the inferred CDS: deleted 2 bases in 1 codon) translates to MESFEGVKLNGGEHSQVSSREGLITYKRKRSRPTALSLGDNASGLAEEKVLCMLKRKRKSKDIGWEHGVMIGGNRFHWQCKWCGVSRNSGGVSRLKKHIAGAGDTIKCMKVPENIAKAMKAHLLDKGMLKRQTRFRRNGANRNSSGFSLSEDSGDENPGPSEMDVQARSDPQLSCGAAQRSVPENIKLEAGIHKHSMDSPHETVLPAGMHNKRGSSKVNRHWRNILETMLHYQDGSGGGVIWSCIRDALASTSFPSNRNFKMNGVTDDTTQQKDESEGCFAAQGQCQRLEKSGDVLSQVSETSTHYLHTHNRTLKCANVFREILLSEKFALLCDLLQGNFHDVKLNGVFDLSMINSRMGSGYYEQFPEFFDQDIQLVWRKLQKIGDNMVSLASCLSGISRTLYKKQVGEDLACENAEQKFEVSKQVAQQNNTIDSHCIASEFPCELYHSAKPDQTKNSSVVRASTSEHCGDEADGKQCMTSDGCEPISHFIHGELATDAVPHSKLALCFLFLTGVSHVNEPKPGLEEITCMENVKYVKDLKFPGSPEDLIDNGRETTEFDESRESSISRLEPAEQRQVPMAAISSLCKLCGTYEDDDRRFLVCGNPLCPYKYYHISCLKSNRVTIHKQSSRCWYCPSCLCRVCLSDKDDDMIVMCDGCDEAYHTYCMRPPCTAIPSGKWYCVACHVVRARQGMRRYERRILQQHANSDVWKAIGANKSVDMLLRAAEKLSSEESLAAGKKDK, encoded by the exons ATGGAGAGTTTTGAGGGGGTGAAGCTCAATGGCGGAGAGCATTCTCAGGTTTCTTCTCGAGAGGGATTGATTACTTACAAGAGGAAGCGTTCCAGGCCGACGGCGCTGAGTCTGGGTGACAATGCTAGTGGTTTGGCTGAGGAAAAG GTTTTATGCATGCTGAAGCGCAAAAGGAAAAGCAAAGACATTGGATGGGAGCACGGAGTGATGATTGGTGGAAATAGGTTCCATTGGCAGTGTAAGTGGTGTGGCGTGAGTAGAAATAGTGGTGGTGTATCTAGGCTTAAGAAGCACATTGCCGGTGCTGGTGACACCATCAAGTGCATGAAGGTGCCAGAGAATATTGCAAAGGCAATGAAGGCACATCTACTGGATAAGGGAATGCTGAAAAGGCAGACACGATTTAGACGGAATGGTGCTAATAGAAACAGTTCTGGTTTTTCTCTATCTGAAGACTCGGGTGATGAGAATCCAGGCCCATCTGAAATGGATGTGCAGGCAAGGAGTGACCCTCAACTGTCTTGTGGAGCCGCTCAAAGGTCTGTccctgaaaatataaaattggaGGCTGGTATCCATAAG CATAGCATGGATTCACCTCATGAGACAGTTTTACCTGCTGGGATGCACAATAAACGTGGGAGTTCTAAAGTAAATCGACATTGGAGAAATATTTTGGAAACCATGCTCCACTATCAGGATGGGAGTGGTGGTGGTGTCATTTGGAGTTGCATTCGAGATGCACTTGCATCAACTTCTTTCCCTTCTAATCGAAACTTTAAAATGAATGGCGTCACAGATGACACAACACAACAGAAG GATGAATCTGAAGGCTGTTTTGCGGCACAAGGTCAATGTCAAAGGCTTGAGAAATCTGGAGATGTTTTGTCGCAAGTGTCAGAAACTTCCACCCATTATCTGCACACACATAACCGAACTCTGAAGTGCGCCAATGTGTTCCGAGAGATTTTACTTTCAGAGAAATTTGCTCTCTTATGTGATTTGCTTCAAGGGAATTTCCATGATGTCAAGTTAAATGGCGTATTTGATCTGAGCATGATCAACTCACGAATGGGAAGTGGCTATTATGAACAGTTTCCCGAGTTTTTTGATCAAGATATTCAACTG GTGTGGAGAAAATTGCAAAAAATTGGTGACAACATGGTTTCTCTTGCAAGTTGTCTTTCAGGCATTTCACGGACATTGTACAAGAAACAG GTTGGAGAAGACCTGGCTTGTGAGAATGCTGAGCAGAAATTTGAG GTATCCAAACAAGTTGCACAGCAAAATAACACCATTGATTCCCATTGCATTGCATCAGAATTTCCTTGTGAATTGTATCATTCTGCCAAACCAGATCAAACAAAGAACTCCTCTGTGGTCAGGGCTAGCACTAGTGAACATTGTGGCGATGAAGCAGATGGCAAGCAATGCATGACCTCTGATGGTTGTGAACCAATAAGCCATTTCATTCACGGTGAACTTGCTACTGATGCGGTGCCCCATTCGAAGTTGGCATTGTGCTTCCTGTTC CTAACAGGTGTTTCACATGTGAACGAACCCAAACCAGGACTGGAGGAGATAACCTGCATGGAGAATGTGAAGTATGTAAAAGACTTGAAGTTTCCTGGATCACCAGAAGATCTTATTGATAATGGTAGAGAAACCACAGAATTTGATGAATCCAGAGAGAGTTCAATTTCTAGGTTGGAGCCTGCTGAGCAACGACAGGTTCCAATGGCTGCCATCTCAAGCCTGTGCAAACTGTGTGGAACCTATGAGGATGATGACAGAAGATTTCTTGTTTGCGGAAACCCACTCTGCCCTTACAAGTACTATCACATCAGCTGCCTGAAGAGTAATCGGGTAACCATCCACAAGCAAAGTTCGCGTTGCTGGTACTGTCCATCCTGCCTCTGCAGGGTTTGCCTTTCTGATAAAGATGATGATATGATTGTCATGTGTGATGGTTGTGATGAAGCGTATCACACTTACTGCATGAGGCCTCCTTGCACTGCCATCCCAAGCGGCAAGTGGTACTGTGTGGCCTGCCATGTGGTGAGAGCAAGGCAAGGTATGAGAAGATATGAGCGGAGGATCCTACAGCAGCATGCCAATAGTGATGTCTGGAAAGCCATTGGAGCAAATAAGTCCGTGGACATGCTGTTGAGGGCTGCTGAGAAGTTGAGCTCAGAAGAGAGCTTGGCAGCAGGGAAGAAAGATAAATAG